From Nymphaea colorata isolate Beijing-Zhang1983 chromosome 6, ASM883128v2, whole genome shotgun sequence, a single genomic window includes:
- the LOC116256284 gene encoding uncharacterized protein LOC116256284 produces the protein MCGEQSEEVRLFPLPLFGFSVTRSTSGETGAGRRSMVRGGSFLGAAGGMLRSRLRLHGQMRGGGGHGESGGSRWLSEGTQERGYGYLFNRTPPPPGQSRKWEDWELPYYVTAFLTVVILGVGLNAKPDFTIETWAHQKALERLQKESALAADESE, from the coding sequence ATGTGCGGTGAGCAAAGTGAAGAAGTCCGACTCTTTCCCCTCCCCCTTTTCGGGTTCTCTGTCACCAGATCAACGTCTGGGGAGACTGGCGCAGGAAGAAGAAGTATGGTGAGGGGAGGGAGCTTCCTCGGCGCCGCGGGAGGGATGTTGAGGAGCAGGCTGCGGCTGCACGGTCAGATGAGAGGTGGCGGTGGCCATGGCGAGAGCGGAGGGAGCAGGTGGCTGAGCGAGGGCACGCAGGAGAGGGGCTACGGCTACCTCTTCAACAGGACGCCGCCGCCTCCTGGGCAGTCCAGGAAATGGGAGGACTGGGAGCTCCCCTACTATGTCACGGCCTTCCTCACCGTCGTCATCCTCGGGGTGGGCCTTAACGCCAAACCCGACTTCACAATCGAGACGTGGGCCCACCAGAAGGCACTCGAGCGACTGCAGAAGGAGAGTGCCCTCGCTGCAGACGAGTCCGAATGA